Proteins encoded in a region of the Micropterus dolomieu isolate WLL.071019.BEF.003 ecotype Adirondacks linkage group LG09, ASM2129224v1, whole genome shotgun sequence genome:
- the LOC123976725 gene encoding G-protein coupled receptor 4-like, translated as MVTESEQMSWFPYRLLLRNHSQGTITDRPQRAGLSGISWPRTCPNYSSSISNYQDYSSSISNYQDYSSSISNYQDYSSSISNYQDYSSSISNYQDYSSSISNYQDYSSSISNYQDYSSSISNYQDYTEFYEYYRSFQFSADVVTCIVIAVGLPLTLVAIYGLYSMVRSDHVAPIYIINLLITDLLQFCCMIVQVAPPDDVNLFITFYNIYLSVLMASVSFMVCVALERYLVIVHPLWYRFRRTIKTSVALCVLVWVLSAVCGVIHFHFIDIRVTNIIYAVLFLHPFPLLILFLVGTLKALSASISVPSDEKRRIVEILVLVLLIYTLLFLPKIISLLRVNDDEVLYILLNIIDYLGVNPDVPLNIVSLILVKLSPLADLVLYVLMRKGFIDKILASVCCCRMDSNDISSPSV; from the exons ATGGTGACGGAAAGTGAGCAGATGTCCTGGTTCCCCTACAGACTGCTGCTACGGAaccacag TcagggaacgatcaccgaccgtcctCAGCGGGCCGGTCTCTCGGGGATCTCCTGGCCCCGCACCTGTCCG aattacagcagcagcatctccaaCTACCAGgattacagcagcagcatctccaaCTACCAGGATTACAGCAGTAGCATCTCCAACTACCAGGATTACAGCAGTAGCATCTCCAACTACCAGGATTACAGCAGTAGCATCTCCAACTACCAGGATTATAGCAGTAGCATCTCCAACTACCAGGATTACAGCAGTAGCATCTCCAACTACCAGGATTACAGCAGTAGCATCTCCAACTACCAGGATTACACCGAGTTCTATGAGTATTACAGAAGCTTTCAGTTCAGCGCAGATGTGGTGACATGCATTGTCATTGCTGTCGGCCTTCCTTTGACCCTCGTGGCCATCTATGGTCTTTATTCTATG GTGAGAAGTGACCACGTTGCTCCGATCTACATCATCAACCTGCTCATTACGGACCtccttcagttctgctgcatgaTCGTTCAGGTGGCACCACCTGACGATGTGAATTTATTTATAACCTTTTATAATATTTACCTCTCTGTTCTGATGGCCAGTGTTTCCTTCATGGTCTGCGTCGCCCTGGAAAg gtatttggtcatcgtCCACCCTCTGTGGTACCGCTTCAGACGAACCATCAAGACCTCTGTGGcgctctgtgtcctggtctgggtccTTTCTGCTGTCTGTGGCGTCATTCACTTTCACTTTATAGATATTAGGGTCACAAACATAATCTACGccgtcctcttcctccatccctTCCCACTGTTAATATTATTCCTGGTTGGGACCCTCAAAGCCCTGTCTGCTTCCATCTCGGTCCCCTCGGATGAAAAACGACGGATTGTGGAAattctggttctggtgctgcttATTTACACGCTGCTGTTCCTGCCCAAAATCATTTCATTATTGCGAGTCAACGATGATGAGGTCCTCTATATCCTGTTAAACATCATTGATTACCTGGGAGTAAACCCTGACGTGCCCCTCAACATCGTGTCTCTCATCTTAGTTAAGCTGAGTCCTCTTGCAGACCTGGTCCTGTATGTCCTCATGAGGAAAGGGTTCATAGACAAGATTCtggcctctgtgtgttgctgcagaatggACAGCAATGATATCAGCAGTCCATCAGTATGA
- the LOC123976556 gene encoding gastrula zinc finger protein XlCGF57.1-like — MCAVQLLRVSVHERISAAAEDVLLRVETGEEPAEVPALRALLTERLAAAAEEIVGVFEETVAEYEARAERAEREVCRQRRLLEAVLKPEVRLHRAEFLQSMKLNHPELQSPDDPADLNQTEAERVDSDASCPSTPRSASPTYHPPDSLSNSAVHSDSASDSDWTTKSQALRPPRKKKRGRPPLAIRTTKRKRSTPESLNCYVCGRSLQGKGYLLKHVLKVCAEDPDCRCGFCGERQGSAADLAAHLQTHQEKSKTCSFCGKSFRSILAQELHVRLHTGEKPYSCDVCGKKFSQKGNLTSHMSVHAAEKPFKCKECSRAFCHMTSLERHMQKHSGEEVHCCSVCGQEFRKQHSLRRHMVTHQKADKPKRYRSSAPSYRCKVCGDAFDKRTLLVKHVQTHLQDPDCRCGLCGHQYESAASLDAHLRSHREIGHTCHICGKSFPAHAALEMHMRIHTGEKPYTCNFCGKSFNQSGNLKTHLKIHTGERAFSCSLCGKGFTQKQTLDTHVRFHNKERRFLCQVCGKGFMQDVDLKRHILIHTGDKPYSCRVCGKSFQARRSLNGHLKVHNAGGSGPELDQTLEQQNMDSFHSGFIQL; from the exons atgtgcGCCGTGCAGCTGCTGCGGGTGTCGGTCCACGAGCGGATCAGCGCCGCCGCTGAAGACGTTCTGCTGCGGGTGGAAACGGGAGAAGAACCGGCGGAAGTCCCGGCGCTGAGAGCGCTGCTCACCGAGCGGCTCGCGGCGGCCGCGGAGGAGATCGTCGGTGTGTTCGAGGAAACCGTGGCGGAGTACGAAGCCAGAGCTGAACGGGCAGAGCGGGAGGTCTGCCGCCAGAGGAGGCTGCTGGAGGCCGTGCTGAAGCCCGAAGTCCGGCTGCACAGAGCAG AGTTTCTGCAGTCGATGAAGCTGAACCACCCAGAGCTCCAGTCTCCAGATGACCCTGCAGACCTGAACCAGACAGAAGCTGAGCGAGTCGACAGCGATGCTTCCTGCCCGTCGACGCCTCGCTCCGCCTCACCCACCTACCACCCGCCTGACTCACTGAGTAACTCGGCCGTCCACAGCGATAGTGCTTCAGACAGCGACTGGACCACAAAGAGTCAGGCTCTGAGGCCCCCgaggaaaaagaagagaggGCGGCCGCCCCTCGCCATCAGAACCACTAAGCGAAAGAGGTCGACTCCGGAGAGTCTCAACTGCTACGTGTGTGGACGCTCTCTGCAGGGCAAAGGCTACCTGCTCAAACACGTCCTGAAGGTCTGCGCCGAGGACCCGGACTGCCGCTGCGGCTTCTGCGGCGAGCGACAAGGCTCTGCTGCCGACCTGGCGGCTCACCTGCAAACGCACCAGGAGAAGAGTAAAACCTGCTCCTTCTGCGGGAAAAGCTTCCGGTCGATCCTGGCGCAGGAGTTGCACGTGCGGCTGCACAccggagagaaaccgtacagctgcgACGTGTGCGGCAAGAAGTTCAGCCAGAAGGGCAACCTGACGTCACACATGAGCGTCCACGCCGCGGAGAAACCCTTCAAATGTAAAGAGTGCAGCCGGGCCTTCTGTCACATGACGTCTTTAGAGCGACACATGCAGAAGCACAGCGGCGAGGAGGTGCACTGCTGCAGTGTCTGCGGTCAGGAGTTCAGGAAGCAGCACAGCCTGCGACGGCACATGGTGACGCATCAGAAGGCAGACAAACCGAAGAGATACCGTAGCTCTGCGCCGTCCTACCGCTGTAAAGTGTGCGGGGACGCCTTCGACAAGAGGACCTTGTTGGTGAAACATGTCCAGACTCACCTGCAGGACCCGGACTGCCGCTGCGGGCTCTGCGGACACCAGTACGAGTCCGCCGCCAGCCTCGATGCTCACCTGCGATCCCACCGTGAGATCGGCCACACCTGCCACATCTGCGGGAAGTCGTTCCCGGCTCACGCGGCGCTGGAGATGCACATGAGGATCCACACCGGTGAGAAACCTTACACTTGCAACTTCTGCGGGAAGTCCTTCAACCAGAGCGGCAACCTGAAGACGCACCTGAAGATCCACACCGGTGAGAGGGCGTTCTCCTGCAGCCTCTGCGGGAAGGGCTTCACCCAGAAACAGACTCTGGACACTCACGTCCGCTTCCACAACAAGGAGAGACGCTTCCTGTGCCAGGTGTGCGGGAAGGGCTTCATGCAGGACGTGGACCTGAAGAGACACATCCTGATCCACACCGGAGACAAACCGTACAGCTGCAGGGTGTGCGGGAAGAGCTTCCAGGCCAGACGATCGCTCAACGGACACCTCAAAGTCCACAACGCAGGGGGGTCAGGACCGGAGCTGGATCAGACCTTAGAGCAGCAGAACATGGACAGTTTCCACTCAGGCTTCATCCAGCTGTAG
- the LOC123976564 gene encoding gastrula zinc finger protein XlCGF57.1-like, protein MRGPSGQDIRHHVLCAVASGTNHIWKFNFRHVCLKLDVSAESSKMCAVQLLRVSVHERISAAAEDVLLRVETGEEPAEVPALRALLTERLAAAAEEIVGVFEETVAEYEARAERAEREVCRQRRLLEAVLKPEVRLHRAEFLQSVTLNHTELQPPDDPADLNHTEAERVDSDASWLPTPRSASPTYHPPDSPSNLAVHSDGVSDSNWTTKSQALSCPRKKKRGRLHNGEKSYNCDICRKKFIQKGNLTSHMRIHATEKPFNSEEVHCCSVCGQEFRKQHSLRRHMATHQNADKPKRYRSSAPSYRCKVCGDAFDKRTLLVKHVQTHLQDPDCRCGLCGHQYESAASLDVHLQSHREIGYTCHFCGKSFPAHTALEMHMRIHTGEKPYICSFCGKSFNQSGNLKTHLKIHTGERAFSCSLCGKGFTQSINLKTHLKTHTGERAFSCSLCGKGFTHKQTLDTHVRFHNKERRFLCQVCGKGFMQNVDLKRHILIHTGDKPYSCRVCGKSFQARRSLNGHLKVHNAGGSGPELDQTLEQQNMDSTDFLKYSNSNKS, encoded by the exons atGCGTGGGCCGAGCGGTCAAGATatacgtcatcacgttttgtgcgcggtggcttctgggacaaaccatatatggaagttcaacttccgtcacgtttGTCTGAAGCTGGACGTTTCCGCAgaaagcagtaaaatgtgcGCCGTGCAGCTGCTGCGGGTGTCGGTCCACGAGCGGATCAGCGCCGCCGCTGAAGACGTTCTGCTGCGGGTGGAAACGGGAGAAGAACCGGCGGAAGTCCCGGCGCTGAGAGCGCTGCTCACCGAGCGGCTCGCGGCGGCCGCGGAGGAGATCGTCGGTGTGTTCGAGGAAACCGTGGCGGAGTACGAAGCCAGAGCTGAGCGGGCAGAGCGGGAGGTCTGCCGCCAGAGGAGGCTGCTGGAGGCCGTGCTGAAGCCCGAAGTCCGGCTGCACAGAGCAG AGTTTCTGCAGTCGGTGACCCTGAACCACACAGAGCTCCAGCCTCCAGATGACCCTGCGGACCTGAACCACACAGAAGCTGAACGAGTCGACAGCGATGCTTCCTGGCTGCCGACGCCTCGCTCTGCCTCACCAACCTACCACCCACCTGACTCACCAAGTAACTTGGCCGTCCACAGTGATGGTGTTTCAGACAGCAACTGGACCACAAAGAGTCAGGCTCTGAGCTGCccgaggaaaaaaaagagagggcgGCTGCACAATGGAGAGAAATCGTACAACTGCGACATCTGCCGCAAGAAGTTCATCCAGAAGGGCAACCTGACATCACACATGCGCATCCATGCCACGGAGAAACCCTTTAACAGCGAGGAGGTGCACTGCTGCAGCGTCTGCGGTCAGGAGTTCAGGAAGCAGCACAGCCTGCGACGGCACATGGCGACGCATCAGAATGCCGACAAACCGAAGAGATACCGTAGCTCTGCGCCGTCCTACCGCTGTAAAGTGTGCGGGGACGCCTTCGACAAGAGGACCTTGTTGGTGAAAC ATGTCCAGACTCACCTGCAGGACCCGGACTGCCGCTGCGGGCTCTGCGGACACCAGTACGAGTCCGCCGCCAGCCTCGATGTTCACCTGCAATCCCACCGTGAGATCGGCTACACCTGCCATTTCTGTGGGAAGTCCTTCCCGGCTCACACGGCGCTGGAGATGCACATGAGGATCCACACTGGTGAGAAACCTTACATCTGCAGCTTCTGCGGGAAGTCCTTCAACCAGAGCGGCAACCTGAAGACGCACCTGAAGATCCACACCGGTGAGAGGGCGTTCTCCTGCAGCCTCTGCGGGAAGGGCTTCACACAGAGCATCAACCTGAAGACGCACCTGAAGACGCACACCGGTGAGAGGGCGTTCTCCTGCAGCCTCTGCGGGAAGGGCTTCACCCATAAACAAACTCTGGACACTCACGTCCGTTTCCACAACAAGGAGAGACGCTTCCTTTGCCAGGTGTGCGGGAAGGGCTTCATGCAGAACGTGGACCTGAAGAGACACATCCTGATCCACACCGGAGACAAACCGTACAGCTGCAGGGTGTGCGGGAAGAGCTTCCAGGCCAGACGATCGCTCAACGGACACCTCAAAGTCCACAACGCAGGGGGGTCAGGACCGGAGCTGGATCAGACCTTAGAGCAGCAGAACATGGACAGTACTGATTTCTTAAAATACTCCAACAGTAACAAGAGTTAA